In Alkalihalobacillus sp. FSL W8-0930, a single window of DNA contains:
- a CDS encoding PTS sugar transporter subunit IIA: protein MLLKDNQIFLDIELGNRDDVLHLISQKAQELGITDDQEQLLADLISRETTYSTAFQEGIAIPHAKSAAVNRAALIFIKMKEKIDWQSPDQFKVENIFAILVPNVEAGTRHLQILSALAGQLMEEEFQERLATIQSKDDVLELLNSVEREVV, encoded by the coding sequence TTGCTTTTAAAGGACAACCAGATTTTTTTAGATATCGAATTAGGCAATCGAGATGATGTCTTACATCTCATTTCCCAGAAGGCACAGGAATTAGGTATAACGGATGATCAGGAGCAACTGCTGGCAGATTTAATTAGTAGAGAGACTACGTATTCTACGGCTTTTCAAGAAGGGATCGCCATACCTCACGCGAAGAGCGCGGCAGTGAATAGAGCCGCTCTGATCTTTATAAAAATGAAAGAAAAAATTGATTGGCAATCACCTGACCAATTTAAAGTAGAAAACATATTCGCCATCCTTGTTCCAAATGTCGAGGCGGGAACAAGACATTTACAAATCTTGTCTGCTTTAGCGGGTCAATTAATGGAGGAAGAGTTCCAAGAACGCTTAGCTACCATTCAATCGAAAGACGATGTATTAGAGTTATTAAACAGTGTTGAGAGAGAGGTCGTGTAA
- a CDS encoding alpha/beta hydrolase produces MSKLTVGYENGAPIELHIEEVGTGKPIVLIHGWPLSGRSWEKQVPVLVEAGYRVITYDRRGFGQSSQPWNGYEYDTFAADLNKILNHLNLSDVTLVGFSMGGGEVARYIGTYGTKRISSAVLAGAVPPYLYKTEDHPDGGFDDEAIKGLEDGVKTDRISFLDDFTTNFFASGDQTDLVSEAFRLYNRDIAAFASPKGTLDCIAAFSKTDFRADLDAFDVPTFIIHGDADAIVPLEVSGQKAHERIANSRLVVIKGGSHGFNVTHADEFNYELVQFLKSVAPVEEK; encoded by the coding sequence ATGAGCAAATTAACAGTTGGATACGAGAATGGAGCACCGATTGAATTACACATTGAGGAAGTGGGTACGGGGAAACCGATCGTTCTCATTCATGGTTGGCCACTTAGCGGAAGATCATGGGAGAAGCAAGTCCCAGTGCTAGTTGAGGCTGGATACCGCGTTATCACGTATGATCGTCGAGGATTCGGGCAATCATCACAGCCATGGAATGGATATGAATATGATACATTTGCTGCTGACTTAAATAAGATTTTGAACCATCTCAACCTAAGCGACGTAACATTAGTTGGTTTCTCGATGGGTGGTGGGGAAGTGGCCCGCTATATTGGTACGTATGGAACAAAGCGTATATCAAGTGCCGTCTTAGCAGGGGCTGTACCACCTTATCTTTACAAAACGGAGGATCATCCAGACGGTGGGTTTGACGATGAGGCAATTAAAGGATTAGAAGATGGTGTGAAAACCGATCGAATCAGCTTCTTAGATGATTTTACAACAAACTTCTTTGCTTCTGGTGATCAGACAGATTTAGTGAGTGAAGCATTCCGACTATATAATCGTGATATTGCTGCGTTTGCCTCACCAAAGGGGACTCTTGATTGTATTGCAGCTTTTAGTAAAACAGATTTCCGTGCTGATCTAGATGCGTTTGATGTACCGACATTCATTATTCATGGTGATGCAGATGCTATTGTACCACTAGAAGTAAGTGGACAAAAAGCACACGAACGCATTGCTAATAGTCGTTTAGTTGTCATTAAAGGTGGCTCACATGGGTTTAATGTGACACATGCGGATGAATTTAATTATGAGCTTGTTCAGTTTTTAAAAAGTGTAGCACCAGTTGAAGAAAAGTAA
- a CDS encoding DinB family protein, protein MTNFIINQLEFTRRQTLKYVNDINDSMAEKIPTGLRNNIKWNLGHIYVIHEKFAFGLTNHQTHLPSNFNQLFDPGTKPSDWTQKGPSMSELLELLSEQFIRIESILTNHIKEDINPHYHSSSSGLTFKTVDDVLTFSIYHEAMHFATIKNILSILNHDDEQN, encoded by the coding sequence ATGACCAACTTTATCATAAATCAATTAGAATTTACTCGTCGACAAACACTTAAGTATGTGAACGACATTAATGATTCGATGGCAGAGAAAATCCCCACCGGATTAAGAAATAATATTAAGTGGAATCTAGGTCATATCTATGTCATTCATGAAAAGTTTGCATTTGGCTTAACTAATCATCAAACGCACCTACCTTCTAATTTTAATCAGTTATTTGATCCTGGAACGAAGCCTTCTGACTGGACTCAAAAAGGTCCATCAATGTCTGAATTACTTGAATTATTATCAGAACAATTTATTAGAATCGAATCTATACTTACAAATCATATTAAAGAAGATATCAATCCGCACTATCACTCTTCTTCTTCAGGGCTTACCTTTAAAACAGTAGACGATGTATTGACCTTCTCTATCTACCATGAAGCGATGCACTTTGCGACAATAAAAAACATTTTAAGCATATTGAATCATGACGACGAGCAAAATTAA
- a CDS encoding nuclear transport factor 2 family protein: MSKDIRPPFTHETALAKVKFAEDAWNSQDPERVSKGYSLDSNWRNRTEFFTGREAIKTFLTNKWNKETDYKLKKELWCYTDSRIAVRFEYEYRNVNSGQWMWCHGNEYWEFGEDGLMKRRDMSGNEYPIREADRTLK; encoded by the coding sequence ATGAGTAAAGATATTCGCCCACCTTTTACACATGAAACGGCTCTGGCCAAAGTTAAATTTGCGGAAGATGCTTGGAATTCACAGGATCCAGAACGAGTATCTAAGGGATATTCCTTAGATTCCAACTGGCGTAATCGCACAGAGTTCTTCACAGGCAGAGAAGCAATCAAAACGTTTTTAACCAACAAATGGAACAAAGAAACAGATTATAAATTAAAGAAAGAACTTTGGTGCTATACAGACTCCCGCATTGCTGTTCGATTTGAGTACGAGTACCGTAATGTAAACTCGGGTCAGTGGATGTGGTGTCACGGAAATGAATATTGGGAATTCGGTGAAGACGGCCTAATGAAAAGACGAGATATGTCTGGCAACGAATATCCAATTCGTGAAGCAGACCGAACGCTTAAGTAA